The following are encoded in a window of Candidatus Fluviicola riflensis genomic DNA:
- a CDS encoding methionine synthase, translating to MSNLLRLSGLEAITVTPESNFINIGERTNVTGSRAFLRMIRDNDFEAALSVAREQVEGGAQIIDINMDEGMIDGKEAMVKFLNLIAAEPDIARVPVMIDSSKWEIIEAGLKCIQGKGIVNSISLKEGEENFIAQAKKIKRFGAAVVVMAFDEKGQADSYERRIEICERSYRTLVDKVNFPPQDIIFDPNIFPVATGMEEHNNNALDFFKATKWIRENLKGAHVSGGVSNVSFSFRGNNAVREAMHSVFLYYAIQQGMDMGIVNPSMLEIYDDIDKQLLVFIEDVILNRRPDATERLLDFAESFKGEEKKKEVELEWRSALVNERLSHALVKGIVDYIDEDVEECRHQFKRPIEVIEGPLMDGMNVVGDLFGSGKMFLPQVVKSARVMKKAVAYLLPFIEEEKGGKSETAGRIIMATVKGDVHDIGKNIVGVVLGCNNYEVIDLGVMVPADKIIQAAIEHKAHVIGLSGLITPSLDEMVYVAKEMERAQLDIPLLIGGATTSKVHTAVKIEQSYERGQTVHVLDASRSVTVVEQLLGHKKGQFVEDLKLEYTRLREHHEKHRGAKQLLSLAAAQANKLQLTFDESTVSAPKELGTQTFEHFPLEKLVDYIDWTPFFQTWELHGRYPNILTDEVVGAQATELFADAQAMLKKLIDEKWLVAKAVVGIFPANSVGDDIEIYADETRSEVINIQHTLRQQTTKVSGQPNLALSDFIAPKESGVKDYIGGFVVTTGHGIDEHVQRFEDDHDDYSSILLKALADRLAEAFAEYMHAYVRKQKWGYAPDETLDNSELIQEKYRGIRPAPGYPACPDHTEKPGLFRILNATEVSGVSLTETLAMWPASSVSGWYFAHPDSKYFGLGKITNEQVEDIARRKHIDLAEMRRWLGSNLND from the coding sequence ATGAGTAATTTGTTGAGATTATCCGGCTTAGAAGCCATCACAGTAACCCCTGAAAGTAACTTTATCAATATCGGTGAGCGTACCAATGTGACAGGGTCGCGTGCTTTTTTGCGCATGATCCGTGACAATGATTTCGAAGCTGCGCTTTCCGTAGCACGCGAACAGGTAGAAGGCGGAGCGCAAATCATCGATATCAATATGGATGAAGGAATGATCGATGGCAAAGAAGCCATGGTGAAATTTCTGAACCTGATTGCCGCCGAACCCGATATCGCACGTGTTCCGGTCATGATCGATAGTTCCAAATGGGAAATCATCGAAGCCGGACTCAAATGCATCCAGGGAAAAGGAATTGTGAACTCTATTTCACTCAAGGAAGGTGAAGAGAACTTTATCGCGCAAGCCAAAAAGATCAAGCGTTTCGGTGCAGCTGTGGTGGTAATGGCCTTTGATGAAAAGGGTCAGGCTGACAGTTACGAACGACGCATCGAAATTTGTGAACGTTCCTACCGCACATTGGTCGACAAAGTAAATTTCCCGCCACAAGACATTATTTTCGACCCGAATATTTTCCCCGTTGCCACCGGAATGGAAGAGCATAATAACAACGCGCTCGACTTTTTCAAAGCCACCAAATGGATTCGTGAAAATCTCAAAGGCGCTCATGTAAGCGGCGGTGTTTCCAATGTTTCGTTCTCGTTTCGTGGAAACAATGCGGTGCGCGAAGCCATGCATTCCGTGTTCTTATATTATGCCATTCAGCAAGGTATGGACATGGGAATTGTGAATCCGTCTATGCTGGAAATCTATGACGACATCGACAAACAATTGCTGGTGTTTATCGAAGATGTGATCCTCAATCGTCGTCCTGATGCAACCGAGCGTTTACTCGATTTTGCCGAAAGTTTCAAAGGCGAAGAGAAGAAAAAAGAAGTGGAACTGGAATGGCGCAGCGCTCTGGTAAATGAACGGCTTTCGCATGCTTTGGTAAAAGGAATTGTGGATTACATCGACGAAGATGTGGAAGAATGTCGTCACCAGTTCAAGCGCCCGATTGAAGTAATTGAAGGTCCATTGATGGATGGAATGAACGTGGTGGGGGATTTGTTCGGAAGCGGAAAAATGTTCCTGCCTCAGGTCGTGAAATCGGCACGTGTGATGAAAAAAGCGGTTGCTTATTTATTACCGTTTATCGAAGAAGAAAAAGGCGGAAAAAGCGAAACTGCCGGAAGAATCATCATGGCAACTGTGAAAGGCGATGTACACGATATCGGGAAGAATATTGTGGGTGTTGTGCTCGGTTGTAATAACTATGAAGTGATTGATTTGGGAGTAATGGTTCCAGCCGACAAGATCATCCAGGCGGCGATCGAACACAAGGCACACGTAATCGGACTCAGCGGTTTGATTACACCTTCACTCGATGAAATGGTTTACGTTGCCAAAGAAATGGAACGCGCCCAACTGGATATTCCGTTACTAATTGGCGGTGCGACAACTTCAAAAGTACACACAGCTGTGAAAATCGAACAAAGTTATGAGCGCGGACAAACCGTTCATGTGTTGGATGCTTCGCGTTCTGTAACGGTTGTTGAACAATTGCTCGGACATAAAAAAGGACAGTTTGTAGAAGATCTCAAACTCGAATACACCCGTTTGCGCGAACACCATGAAAAACACCGTGGGGCGAAACAATTGTTGTCGTTGGCCGCAGCTCAGGCCAATAAACTACAATTGACTTTTGATGAATCGACGGTTTCGGCTCCGAAAGAATTGGGAACACAAACCTTTGAACATTTCCCACTTGAAAAACTGGTGGATTACATTGATTGGACACCTTTTTTCCAAACCTGGGAATTGCATGGCCGTTACCCGAATATTCTGACCGATGAGGTTGTCGGAGCGCAGGCAACGGAACTTTTTGCCGATGCACAAGCCATGCTGAAAAAACTCATCGACGAAAAATGGCTGGTTGCAAAAGCCGTTGTGGGAATTTTCCCTGCAAATAGTGTGGGAGATGATATCGAAATTTATGCTGATGAAACCCGCTCTGAGGTCATCAACATTCAACATACTCTGCGTCAGCAAACCACCAAAGTTTCGGGTCAGCCCAACCTGGCACTTTCCGATTTTATCGCTCCGAAGGAAAGCGGCGTGAAAGATTACATTGGTGGTTTTGTGGTCACAACCGGCCATGGAATCGACGAACACGTTCAACGCTTTGAAGACGATCACGACGATTATTCATCCATATTACTCAAAGCACTTGCTGATCGTTTGGCGGAAGCATTCGCGGAATACATGCACGCTTATGTGCGTAAGCAGAAATGGGGCTACGCGCCTGACGAAACACTCGATAATTCAGAATTAATCCAGGAAAAATACCGCGGAATCAGACCGGCACCCGGTTATCCAGCTTGTCCTGATCATACCGAAAAACCAGGCTTGTTCAGAATCCTGAATGCAACGGAAGTGAGTGGCGTTTCACTAACAGAAACCCTCGCTATGTGGCCTGCTTCATCTGTTTCGGGCTGGTATTTTGCACATCCGGATTCCAAATATTTTGGTCTTGGTAAAATCACCAATGAACAGGTGGAAGATATTGCTCGTCGAAAACATATCGATTTAGCCGAAATGAGACGATGGTTGGGAAGCAACCTAAATGATTAA
- a CDS encoding 5-methyltetrahydrofolate--homocysteine methyltransferase: protein MEHITDILKKRILVLDGAMGTMIQRYPLEEEDFRKGWFEDHPHPLKGNNDLLSLTRPEIIAQIHREYLEAGADIIETNTFSGTTVAQADYHLEKYVYDINFHSAKIAKEVCDEFTALNPDKPRFVAGSIGPTNRTASISPDVNDPGFRGITFDELVVAYTEQTNALMDGGCDILLVETVFDTLNAKAALYAIDEVYEARGVRLPIMVSGTITDQSGRTLTGQTTDAFLVSVQHMPLLSIGLNCALGASMMRPYLQILANQAPFAVSAHPNAGLPNEFGQYDETAEMMGEQIEEFLREGIINIIGGCCGTTPAHIRKMAELAPKYAPRTLAETV, encoded by the coding sequence ATGGAGCATATTACAGACATTCTTAAAAAACGCATTCTTGTTCTCGACGGAGCAATGGGAACCATGATTCAGCGCTACCCGCTCGAAGAAGAAGATTTTCGCAAAGGCTGGTTCGAAGATCATCCGCATCCGCTGAAGGGAAACAACGATTTGTTGTCATTGACACGTCCTGAAATTATTGCTCAGATTCACCGCGAATACCTCGAAGCTGGTGCCGATATCATTGAAACGAACACCTTTTCAGGAACCACCGTCGCGCAGGCTGATTATCATCTGGAAAAATACGTCTACGATATCAACTTCCACAGTGCTAAAATTGCGAAAGAGGTATGTGACGAATTCACAGCGCTCAATCCGGATAAACCGCGTTTTGTAGCAGGTTCTATCGGGCCTACCAACCGCACAGCTTCCATTTCACCTGATGTAAACGACCCGGGATTTCGTGGGATTACCTTTGATGAATTAGTGGTGGCCTACACCGAACAAACAAATGCCTTAATGGATGGTGGTTGCGATATTTTGCTCGTGGAAACAGTTTTTGATACGCTCAATGCCAAAGCGGCTTTGTATGCGATTGATGAAGTATACGAAGCGCGTGGTGTGCGTTTACCAATCATGGTTTCTGGAACAATCACCGATCAATCCGGACGAACACTTACCGGACAAACCACTGATGCGTTCCTGGTTTCGGTACAACACATGCCGTTGTTAAGTATCGGTTTGAATTGCGCCCTGGGAGCTTCCATGATGCGTCCTTATTTACAAATTTTAGCCAATCAGGCACCGTTTGCTGTGAGCGCTCACCCGAATGCGGGTTTGCCCAACGAATTTGGCCAATACGATGAAACCGCCGAAATGATGGGCGAACAAATAGAAGAATTCCTTCGCGAAGGCATTATCAATATCATTGGTGGCTGTTGTGGAACAACCCCGGCTCACATCCGTAAAATGGCCGAGCTGGCACCTAAATACGCACCGAGAACACTTGCTGAAACAGTATGA
- the lptC gene encoding LPS export ABC transporter periplasmic protein LptC, giving the protein MTLSSKERYLIFIPAFLLMAGMFVSCVNDLDSIKRVTFKPNDPDEKTTELYLTYTDSGYAKVRLYAKLAESYTKPTKVVKFREGVKVEFYNENGSLASILTALYGEVNEEMGTMMVRDSVQLFNPLKNQRMETEALYWNRADSTIFTDKMVMVRTPKSLVYGTGIRTKQDFSSYVFLKPHGKLDIDDKK; this is encoded by the coding sequence CATTCCTGCTTTCTTATTGATGGCAGGAATGTTTGTTTCATGCGTCAACGATTTGGATTCGATTAAACGTGTCACATTCAAACCCAACGATCCCGACGAAAAAACCACAGAACTGTATCTCACGTATACCGATTCGGGTTATGCCAAGGTGCGGCTTTACGCCAAACTGGCCGAATCATATACCAAACCGACCAAGGTGGTGAAATTCCGGGAAGGTGTAAAAGTGGAATTTTACAATGAAAACGGTTCACTCGCTTCAATTTTAACGGCGCTTTACGGCGAAGTGAACGAAGAAATGGGAACCATGATGGTGCGTGATTCAGTGCAATTGTTCAATCCATTGAAAAATCAGCGTATGGAAACCGAAGCGTTGTACTGGAATAGAGCAGATAGCACTATTTTTACGGACAAAATGGTGATGGTACGCACGCCGAAATCCCTGGTATATGGAACAGGCATTCGTACCAAACAGGATTTTTCAAGTTACGTGTTTTTGAAACCGCACGGAAAATTAGACATCGACGATAAAAAATAG